One genomic region from Lathamus discolor isolate bLatDis1 chromosome 9, bLatDis1.hap1, whole genome shotgun sequence encodes:
- the HPRT1 gene encoding hypoxanthine-guanine phosphoribosyltransferase, protein MATASPCIVIGDDEQGYDLDLFCIPKHYADDLEKVYIPHGLIMDRTERLAREIMKGMGGHHIVALCVLKGGYKFFADLLDYIKALNRNSDKSIPMTVDFIRLKSYCNDQSTGDIKVIGGDDLSTLTGKNVLIVEDIIDTGKTMKTLLSLLKQYNPKMVKVASLLVKRTPRSVGYRPDFVGFEVPDKFVVGYALDYNEYFRDLNHICVISETGKQKYKA, encoded by the exons ATGGCGACCGCCAGCCCCTGCATCGTG ATCGGCGATGATGAGCAAGGTTACGACCTGGACTTGTTCTGCATACCTAAACATTATGCAGATGATCTGGAAAAAGTCTATATTCCTCATGGGCTCATCATGGACAG GACGGAAAGACTGGCACGAGAAATTATGAAGGGCATGGGAGGACACCACATCGTAGCACTCTGCGTACTCAAGGGTGGCTATAAATTTTTTGCTGATTTATTAGACTACATCAAAGCACTGAACAGAAACAGTGACAAATCGATCCCCATGACTGTCGACTTCATTAGGTTGAAGAGTTATTGT aaTGATCAGTCAACTGGAGATATAAAAGTCATTGGTGGAGATGACCTCTCAACCTTGACTGGAAAG AATGTTTTGATCGTAGAA GATATAATAGATACTGGTAAAACAATGAagacattgctgtctctacttaAGCAATACAATCCAAAGATGGTGAAGGTAGCCAG TTTGTTGGTAAAAAGAACTCCTCGAAGCGTGGGATATCGGCCAGACT TTGTTGGCTTTGAAGTGCCAGACAAATTTGTTGTGGGATACGCCCTAGATTACAATGAATACTTCAGAGATTTGAAC catATCTGTGTGATCAGCGAGACGGGGAAGCAGAAGTACAAGGCATGA